A region from the Prionailurus viverrinus isolate Anna chromosome E2, UM_Priviv_1.0, whole genome shotgun sequence genome encodes:
- the ACP7 gene encoding acid phosphatase type 7 produces the protein MRLLCLCSSCCCVLLFFSLGVRGAPEAPRAPPEQVHLSYPGEPGSMTVTWTTWVPTHSEVQFGLQLTGPLPLRAQGTFSPFVDGGVLRRKFYIHRVTLRGLLPGVQYVYRCGSSRGWSRRFRFRALKNGPHWSPRLAVFGDLGADNPKALPRLRRDTQQGMYDAVLHVGDFAYNMDQDNARVGDKFMRLIEPVAASLPYMTCPGNHEERYNFSHYKARFSMPGNNQGLWYSWDLGPAHIISFSTEVYFFLNYGHHLVERQFHWLESDLQKANKNRAARPWIITMGHRPMYCSNADLDDCTWHESKVRKGLLGKLYGLEDLFYKHGVDLQLWAHEHSYERLWPIYDYQVFNGSREMPYTNPRGPVHIITGSAGCEERLTPFSLFPRPWSALRVKEYGYTRLHILNGSHIHIQQVSDDQDGKIVDDVWVVRPLLGRMMYL, from the exons ATGCGCCTCCTTTGTCTCTGCTCGTCCTGCTGCTGTGTGCTCCTGTTTTTCTCCCTCGGAGTCCGAGGGGCCCCAGAGGCTCCCAGGGCCCCCCCTGAGCAAGTCCACCTGTCCTACCCGG gtgAGCCAGGCTCCATGACGGTAACCTGGACCACGTGGGTCCCCACCCACTCTGAAGTGCAGTTCGGCCTACAGTTGACGGGGCCCCTGCCCCTCCGGGCCCAGGGCACCTTCAGCCCCTTCGTGGATGGGGGCGTGCTCCGGCGGAAGTTCTATATACACCGAGTCACGCTGCGGGGGCTGCTGCCGGGGGTCCAGTACG tTTACCGCTGCGGCAGTTCTCGGGGCTGGAGCCGTCGGTTCCGCTTCAGGGCCCTGAAGAACGGTCCCCACTGGAGTCCCCGCCTGGCTGTGTTTGGGGACCTGGGGGCTGACAACCCGAAGGCCTTACCCCGGCTGCGCAGGGACACCCAGCAGGGCATGTACGATGCTGTTCTCCATGTGG GAGACTTTGCCTACAACATGGATCAGGACAACGCTCGCGTCGGCGACAAGTTCATGCGGCTCATCGAACCTGTGGCCGCCAGTCTGCCCTACATGACCTGCCCTGGGAATCACGAAGAGCGCTA CAACTTCTCTCACTACAAGGCTCGCTTCAGCATGCCGGGGAACAACCAAGGCCTGTGGTACAG CTGGGATCTGGGCCCCGCGCACATCATCTCCTTCTCCACCGAAGTGTATTTCTTCCTCAATTATGGCCACCACCTCGTAGAGAGACAGTTCCACTGGCTGGAGAGCGACCTCCAG AAAGCCAATAAGAACCGGGCGGCCCGGCCGTGGATCATCACCATGGGCCACCGGCCCATGTACTGTTCCAATGCAGACTTGGACGACTGTACGTGGCACGAAAGCAAG GTTCGCAAAGGCCTCCTTGGCAAGTTGTATGGGTTGGAGGACCTTTTCTACAAACACG GGGTCGACCTGCAGCTGTGGGCTCACGAGCACTCGTACGAACGGCTGTGGCCCATTTACGACTACCAG GTGTTTAATGGCAGCCGAGAGATGCCGTATACCAACCCCCGAGGCCCCGTCCACATCATCACTGGATCTGCT GGCTGTGAGGAGCGGCtgacccccttctccctcttcccgcGGCCCTGGAGCGCCTTGCGCGTGAAAGAGTACGGGTACACGCGGCTGCACATCCTCAATGGGAGCCACATCCACATCCAGCAGGTGTCCGACGACCAG GACGGGAAGATTGTGGACGACGTCTGGGTGGTGAGACCCCTGCTTGGCCGGATGATGTACCTCTAG